The proteins below come from a single Acanthopagrus latus isolate v.2019 chromosome 4, fAcaLat1.1, whole genome shotgun sequence genomic window:
- the tle3b gene encoding transducin-like enhancer protein 3-B isoform X3 yields MYPQGRHPAPHQPGQPGFKFTVAESCDRIKDEFQFLQAQYHSLKVEYDKLANEKTEMQRHYVMYYEMSYGLNIEMHKQTEIAKRLNAILAQIMPFLSQEHQQQVAQAVERAKQVTMTELNAIIGQQQPPHSVYPAFMQQQLQAQHLSHAAHGPPVQLPPHPSGLQPPGLPPVTGAGSGLLALGALGSQAHLPVKDEKNHHDLEHRGPSSFHSPLAIPLKERESSTNNSVSPSDSLRAASEKHRGSSDYGLDSKKRKVDDKDSMSRYDSDGDKSDDLVVDVSNEDPATPRVSPAHSPPENGLDKSRVLKKDAAPNSPASVASSGSTPSSKAKDHAHNDKSSTPSLKSNTPTPRNEAPTPGTSTTPGLRPLTMGKPPGMEALAGSALRTPLSIAGSYASPFAMMGHHEMNGSLTSPGVYPGLISPQMSAAAAAAYGRSPIAGFDPHPHMRAPGLPASLTSISGGKPAYSFHVSADGQMQPVPFPPDALIGPGIPRHARQINTLSHGEVVCAVTISNPTRHVYTGGKGCVKIWDISQPGSKSPVSQLDCLNRDNYIRSCKLLPDGRTLIVGGEASTLTIWDLASQTPRIKAELTSSAPACYALAISPDAKVCFSCCSDGNIAVWDLHNQTLVRQFQGHTDGASCIDISHDGTKLWTGGLDNTVRSWDLREGRQLQQHDFTSQIFSLGYCPTGEWLAVGMESSNVEVLHHTKPDKYQLHLHESCVLSLKFAYCGKWFVSTGKDNLLNAWRTPYGASIFQSKESSSVLSCDISADDKYIVTGSGDKKATVYEVIY; encoded by the exons ATGTATCCACAAGGCCGGCATCCG GCACCTCACCAGCCAGGGCAGCCTGGCTTCAAGTTCACCGTGGCAGAGTCCTGCGACAGGATCAAAGACGAGTTTCAGTTCCTGCAGGCCCAGTACCACAG CCTGAAAGTGGAGTACGATAAACTGGCCAATGAGAAGACAGAGATGCAGCGTCACTACGTCATG TACTATGAAATGTCCTACGGGCTCAACATTGAGATGCACAAACAG ACGGAGATCGCTAAACGTCTCAATGCAATTCTGGCTCAGATTATGCCGTTCTTGTCACAAGAG caTCAACAGCAGGTGGCTCAGGCTGTTGAGCGTGCCAAGCAGGTGACAATGACTGAGCTGAATGCTATCATCGGG cagcagcagccgcctcATAGTGTCTACCCAGCCTTCATG cagcagcagcttcaggctCAGCACCTTTCTCACGCAGCCCACGGCCCCCCGGTCCAGCTGCCCCCACACCCTTCAGGCCTGCAGCCGCCCGGACTCCCCCCTGTGACGGGCGCTGGCTCTGGCCTGCTGGCTCTGGGCGCTCTTGGCAGCCAGGCACACCTGCCTGTGAAGGATGAGAAGAACCACCACGACCTGGAGCACAGAG GCCCCTCATCATTTCACTCGCCCCTGGCTATTCCTCTGAAAGAGCGCGAGTCGAGCACG AATAACTCGGTGTCGCCGTCAGACAGCCTGCGGGCGGCGAGCGAGAAGCACCGCGGCTCATCAGATTACGGCCTCGACTCCAAGAAACGCAAAGTGGACGACAAAGACAGCATGAGCAGATAT GACAGTGACGGAGACAAAAGTGACGACCTGGTGGTGGATGTTTCCAATGAG GATCCGGCCACCCCTCGAGTCAGCCCGGCGCACTCTCCTCCAGAGAACGGCCTGGATAAATCACGGGTCCTGAAGAAGGATGCTGCCCCCAACAGCCCTGCCTCTGTCGCCTCCTCAGGCAGCACGCCGTCCTCCAAAGCCAAGGACCACGCCCAT AATGACAAGTCATCTACACCGAGCCTGAAGTCCAACACACCTACACCAAGAAACGAGGCCCCAACACCAGGAACCAGCACCACTCCAGGACTGCGGCCTCTCACGATGGGCAAACCACCCGGCATGGAGGCGTTAG CCGGCTCTGCCCTGCGCACACCTCTGTCCATCGCGGGCTCCTATGCCAGCCCATTTGCGATGATGGGTCATCATGAGATGAACGGATCCCTGACCAGCCCAGGCGTCTATCCTGGTCTCATCTCACCACAGATgagtgctgcagctgctgccgccTATGGACGCTCACCAATT GCGGGGTTTGACCCTCATCCTCACATGAGGGCTCCAGGCCTGCCAGCCAGCCTCACGTCCATTTCTGGAGGAAAACC agCTTATTCTTTTCACGTTAGTGCGGATGGTCAGATGCAGCCCGTGCCCTTCCCTCCAGATGCACTGATAGGCCCGGGCATCCCGCGACACGCTCGCCAGATCAACACGCTGAGCCACGGGGAAGTGGTGTGTGCCGTCACCATCAGCAACCCCACACGTCATGTCTACACCGGTGGCAAGGGTTGTGTCAAGATTTGGGACATCAGCCAACCAGGGAGCAAGAGCCCGGTGTCCCAGCTCGACTGCCTG AACCGAGACAATTACATCCGCTCCTGCAAGCTGTTGCCTGACGGCCGCACCCTGATCGTGGGTGGCGAGGCCAGCACGCTGACCATCTGGGACCTGGCCTCACAGACGCCCCGCATAAAGGCCGAGCTCACTTCCTCTGCTCCAGCCTGCTACGCACTGGCCATAAGCCCCGACGCTAAGGtctgcttctcctgctgctcgGATGGAAACATCGCTGTGTGGGACCTCCACAACCAGACCCTCGTTAG GCAGTTCCAGGGCCACACAGATGGAGCCAGCTGCATCGATATCTCGCACGACGGGACCAAACTGTGGACCGGAGGGCTCGACAACACTGTCCGCTCTTGGGACCTGAGGGAGGGACGGCAGCTCCAGCAACACGACTTTACCTCACAG ATCTTCTCGCTGGGCTACTGTCCCACTGGAGAGTGGCTGGCTGTGGGTATGGAGAGCAGCAACGTGGAGGTGCTTCACCACACCAAGCCTGACAAGTACCAGCTGCACCTGCACGAGAGCTGCGTCCTCTCACTCAAGTTCGCCTACTGTG
- the tle3b gene encoding transducin-like enhancer protein 3-B isoform X7 has translation MYPQGRHPAPHQPGQPGFKFTVAESCDRIKDEFQFLQAQYHSLKVEYDKLANEKTEMQRHYVMYYEMSYGLNIEMHKQTEIAKRLNAILAQIMPFLSQEHQQQVAQAVERAKQVTMTELNAIIGQQQLQAQHLSHAAHGPPVQLPPHPSGLQPPGLPPVTGAGSGLLALGALGSQAHLPVKDEKNHHDLEHRGPSSFHSPLAIPLKERESSTNNSVSPSDSLRAASEKHRGSSDYGLDSKKRKVDDKDSMSRYDSDGDKSDDLVVDVSNEDPATPRVSPAHSPPENGLDKSRVLKKDAAPNSPASVASSGSTPSSKAKDHAHNDKSSTPSLKSNTPTPRNEAPTPGTSTTPGLRPLTMGKPPGMEALAGSALRTPLSIAGSYASPFAMMGHHEMNGSLTSPGVYPGLISPQMSAAAAAAYGRSPIAGFDPHPHMRAPGLPASLTSISGGKPAYSFHVSADGQMQPVPFPPDALIGPGIPRHARQINTLSHGEVVCAVTISNPTRHVYTGGKGCVKIWDISQPGSKSPVSQLDCLNRDNYIRSCKLLPDGRTLIVGGEASTLTIWDLASQTPRIKAELTSSAPACYALAISPDAKVCFSCCSDGNIAVWDLHNQTLVRQFQGHTDGASCIDISHDGTKLWTGGLDNTVRSWDLREGRQLQQHDFTSQIFSLGYCPTGEWLAVGMESSNVEVLHHTKPDKYQLHLHESCVLSLKFAYCGKWFVSTGKDNLLNAWRTPYGASIFQSKESSSVLSCDISADDKYIVTGSGDKKATVYEVIY, from the exons ATGTATCCACAAGGCCGGCATCCG GCACCTCACCAGCCAGGGCAGCCTGGCTTCAAGTTCACCGTGGCAGAGTCCTGCGACAGGATCAAAGACGAGTTTCAGTTCCTGCAGGCCCAGTACCACAG CCTGAAAGTGGAGTACGATAAACTGGCCAATGAGAAGACAGAGATGCAGCGTCACTACGTCATG TACTATGAAATGTCCTACGGGCTCAACATTGAGATGCACAAACAG ACGGAGATCGCTAAACGTCTCAATGCAATTCTGGCTCAGATTATGCCGTTCTTGTCACAAGAG caTCAACAGCAGGTGGCTCAGGCTGTTGAGCGTGCCAAGCAGGTGACAATGACTGAGCTGAATGCTATCATCGGG cagcagcagcttcaggctCAGCACCTTTCTCACGCAGCCCACGGCCCCCCGGTCCAGCTGCCCCCACACCCTTCAGGCCTGCAGCCGCCCGGACTCCCCCCTGTGACGGGCGCTGGCTCTGGCCTGCTGGCTCTGGGCGCTCTTGGCAGCCAGGCACACCTGCCTGTGAAGGATGAGAAGAACCACCACGACCTGGAGCACAGAG GCCCCTCATCATTTCACTCGCCCCTGGCTATTCCTCTGAAAGAGCGCGAGTCGAGCACG AATAACTCGGTGTCGCCGTCAGACAGCCTGCGGGCGGCGAGCGAGAAGCACCGCGGCTCATCAGATTACGGCCTCGACTCCAAGAAACGCAAAGTGGACGACAAAGACAGCATGAGCAGATAT GACAGTGACGGAGACAAAAGTGACGACCTGGTGGTGGATGTTTCCAATGAG GATCCGGCCACCCCTCGAGTCAGCCCGGCGCACTCTCCTCCAGAGAACGGCCTGGATAAATCACGGGTCCTGAAGAAGGATGCTGCCCCCAACAGCCCTGCCTCTGTCGCCTCCTCAGGCAGCACGCCGTCCTCCAAAGCCAAGGACCACGCCCAT AATGACAAGTCATCTACACCGAGCCTGAAGTCCAACACACCTACACCAAGAAACGAGGCCCCAACACCAGGAACCAGCACCACTCCAGGACTGCGGCCTCTCACGATGGGCAAACCACCCGGCATGGAGGCGTTAG CCGGCTCTGCCCTGCGCACACCTCTGTCCATCGCGGGCTCCTATGCCAGCCCATTTGCGATGATGGGTCATCATGAGATGAACGGATCCCTGACCAGCCCAGGCGTCTATCCTGGTCTCATCTCACCACAGATgagtgctgcagctgctgccgccTATGGACGCTCACCAATT GCGGGGTTTGACCCTCATCCTCACATGAGGGCTCCAGGCCTGCCAGCCAGCCTCACGTCCATTTCTGGAGGAAAACC agCTTATTCTTTTCACGTTAGTGCGGATGGTCAGATGCAGCCCGTGCCCTTCCCTCCAGATGCACTGATAGGCCCGGGCATCCCGCGACACGCTCGCCAGATCAACACGCTGAGCCACGGGGAAGTGGTGTGTGCCGTCACCATCAGCAACCCCACACGTCATGTCTACACCGGTGGCAAGGGTTGTGTCAAGATTTGGGACATCAGCCAACCAGGGAGCAAGAGCCCGGTGTCCCAGCTCGACTGCCTG AACCGAGACAATTACATCCGCTCCTGCAAGCTGTTGCCTGACGGCCGCACCCTGATCGTGGGTGGCGAGGCCAGCACGCTGACCATCTGGGACCTGGCCTCACAGACGCCCCGCATAAAGGCCGAGCTCACTTCCTCTGCTCCAGCCTGCTACGCACTGGCCATAAGCCCCGACGCTAAGGtctgcttctcctgctgctcgGATGGAAACATCGCTGTGTGGGACCTCCACAACCAGACCCTCGTTAG GCAGTTCCAGGGCCACACAGATGGAGCCAGCTGCATCGATATCTCGCACGACGGGACCAAACTGTGGACCGGAGGGCTCGACAACACTGTCCGCTCTTGGGACCTGAGGGAGGGACGGCAGCTCCAGCAACACGACTTTACCTCACAG ATCTTCTCGCTGGGCTACTGTCCCACTGGAGAGTGGCTGGCTGTGGGTATGGAGAGCAGCAACGTGGAGGTGCTTCACCACACCAAGCCTGACAAGTACCAGCTGCACCTGCACGAGAGCTGCGTCCTCTCACTCAAGTTCGCCTACTGTG
- the tle3b gene encoding transducin-like enhancer protein 3-B isoform X9 encodes MYPQGRHPAPHQPGQPGFKFTVAESCDRIKDEFQFLQAQYHSLKVEYDKLANEKTEMQRHYVMYYEMSYGLNIEMHKQTEIAKRLNAILAQIMPFLSQEHQQQVAQAVERAKQVTMTELNAIIGQQQLQAQHLSHAAHGPPVQLPPHPSGLQPPGLPPVTGAGSGLLALGALGSQAHLPVKDEKNHHDLEHRERESSTNNSVSPSDSLRAASEKHRGSSDYGLDSKKRKVDDKDSMSRYDSDGDKSDDLVVDVSNEDPATPRVSPAHSPPENGLDKSRVLKKDAAPNSPASVASSGSTPSSKAKDHAHNDKSSTPSLKSNTPTPRNEAPTPGTSTTPGLRPLTMGKPPGMEALAGSALRTPLSIAGSYASPFAMMGHHEMNGSLTSPGVYPGLISPQMSAAAAAAYGRSPIAGFDPHPHMRAPGLPASLTSISGGKPAYSFHVSADGQMQPVPFPPDALIGPGIPRHARQINTLSHGEVVCAVTISNPTRHVYTGGKGCVKIWDISQPGSKSPVSQLDCLNRDNYIRSCKLLPDGRTLIVGGEASTLTIWDLASQTPRIKAELTSSAPACYALAISPDAKVCFSCCSDGNIAVWDLHNQTLVRQFQGHTDGASCIDISHDGTKLWTGGLDNTVRSWDLREGRQLQQHDFTSQIFSLGYCPTGEWLAVGMESSNVEVLHHTKPDKYQLHLHESCVLSLKFAYCGKWFVSTGKDNLLNAWRTPYGASIFQSKESSSVLSCDISADDKYIVTGSGDKKATVYEVIY; translated from the exons ATGTATCCACAAGGCCGGCATCCG GCACCTCACCAGCCAGGGCAGCCTGGCTTCAAGTTCACCGTGGCAGAGTCCTGCGACAGGATCAAAGACGAGTTTCAGTTCCTGCAGGCCCAGTACCACAG CCTGAAAGTGGAGTACGATAAACTGGCCAATGAGAAGACAGAGATGCAGCGTCACTACGTCATG TACTATGAAATGTCCTACGGGCTCAACATTGAGATGCACAAACAG ACGGAGATCGCTAAACGTCTCAATGCAATTCTGGCTCAGATTATGCCGTTCTTGTCACAAGAG caTCAACAGCAGGTGGCTCAGGCTGTTGAGCGTGCCAAGCAGGTGACAATGACTGAGCTGAATGCTATCATCGGG cagcagcagcttcaggctCAGCACCTTTCTCACGCAGCCCACGGCCCCCCGGTCCAGCTGCCCCCACACCCTTCAGGCCTGCAGCCGCCCGGACTCCCCCCTGTGACGGGCGCTGGCTCTGGCCTGCTGGCTCTGGGCGCTCTTGGCAGCCAGGCACACCTGCCTGTGAAGGATGAGAAGAACCACCACGACCTGGAGCACAGAG AGCGCGAGTCGAGCACG AATAACTCGGTGTCGCCGTCAGACAGCCTGCGGGCGGCGAGCGAGAAGCACCGCGGCTCATCAGATTACGGCCTCGACTCCAAGAAACGCAAAGTGGACGACAAAGACAGCATGAGCAGATAT GACAGTGACGGAGACAAAAGTGACGACCTGGTGGTGGATGTTTCCAATGAG GATCCGGCCACCCCTCGAGTCAGCCCGGCGCACTCTCCTCCAGAGAACGGCCTGGATAAATCACGGGTCCTGAAGAAGGATGCTGCCCCCAACAGCCCTGCCTCTGTCGCCTCCTCAGGCAGCACGCCGTCCTCCAAAGCCAAGGACCACGCCCAT AATGACAAGTCATCTACACCGAGCCTGAAGTCCAACACACCTACACCAAGAAACGAGGCCCCAACACCAGGAACCAGCACCACTCCAGGACTGCGGCCTCTCACGATGGGCAAACCACCCGGCATGGAGGCGTTAG CCGGCTCTGCCCTGCGCACACCTCTGTCCATCGCGGGCTCCTATGCCAGCCCATTTGCGATGATGGGTCATCATGAGATGAACGGATCCCTGACCAGCCCAGGCGTCTATCCTGGTCTCATCTCACCACAGATgagtgctgcagctgctgccgccTATGGACGCTCACCAATT GCGGGGTTTGACCCTCATCCTCACATGAGGGCTCCAGGCCTGCCAGCCAGCCTCACGTCCATTTCTGGAGGAAAACC agCTTATTCTTTTCACGTTAGTGCGGATGGTCAGATGCAGCCCGTGCCCTTCCCTCCAGATGCACTGATAGGCCCGGGCATCCCGCGACACGCTCGCCAGATCAACACGCTGAGCCACGGGGAAGTGGTGTGTGCCGTCACCATCAGCAACCCCACACGTCATGTCTACACCGGTGGCAAGGGTTGTGTCAAGATTTGGGACATCAGCCAACCAGGGAGCAAGAGCCCGGTGTCCCAGCTCGACTGCCTG AACCGAGACAATTACATCCGCTCCTGCAAGCTGTTGCCTGACGGCCGCACCCTGATCGTGGGTGGCGAGGCCAGCACGCTGACCATCTGGGACCTGGCCTCACAGACGCCCCGCATAAAGGCCGAGCTCACTTCCTCTGCTCCAGCCTGCTACGCACTGGCCATAAGCCCCGACGCTAAGGtctgcttctcctgctgctcgGATGGAAACATCGCTGTGTGGGACCTCCACAACCAGACCCTCGTTAG GCAGTTCCAGGGCCACACAGATGGAGCCAGCTGCATCGATATCTCGCACGACGGGACCAAACTGTGGACCGGAGGGCTCGACAACACTGTCCGCTCTTGGGACCTGAGGGAGGGACGGCAGCTCCAGCAACACGACTTTACCTCACAG ATCTTCTCGCTGGGCTACTGTCCCACTGGAGAGTGGCTGGCTGTGGGTATGGAGAGCAGCAACGTGGAGGTGCTTCACCACACCAAGCCTGACAAGTACCAGCTGCACCTGCACGAGAGCTGCGTCCTCTCACTCAAGTTCGCCTACTGTG
- the tle3b gene encoding transducin-like enhancer protein 3-B isoform X8, with amino-acid sequence MYPQGRHPAPHQPGQPGFKFTVAESCDRIKDEFQFLQAQYHSLKVEYDKLANEKTEMQRHYVMYYEMSYGLNIEMHKQTEIAKRLNAILAQIMPFLSQEHQQQVAQAVERAKQVTMTELNAIIGVRGLPNLPLTQQQLQAQHLSHAAHGPPVQLPPHPSGLQPPGLPPVTGAGSGLLALGALGSQAHLPVKDEKNHHDLEHRERESSTNNSVSPSDSLRAASEKHRGSSDYGLDSKKRKVDDKDSMSRYDSDGDKSDDLVVDVSNEDPATPRVSPAHSPPENGLDKSRVLKKDAAPNSPASVASSGSTPSSKAKDHAHNDKSSTPSLKSNTPTPRNEAPTPGTSTTPGLRPLTMGKPPGMEALAGSALRTPLSIAGSYASPFAMMGHHEMNGSLTSPGVYPGLISPQMSAAAAAAYGRSPIAGFDPHPHMRAPGLPASLTSISGGKPAYSFHVSADGQMQPVPFPPDALIGPGIPRHARQINTLSHGEVVCAVTISNPTRHVYTGGKGCVKIWDISQPGSKSPVSQLDCLNRDNYIRSCKLLPDGRTLIVGGEASTLTIWDLASQTPRIKAELTSSAPACYALAISPDAKVCFSCCSDGNIAVWDLHNQTLVRQFQGHTDGASCIDISHDGTKLWTGGLDNTVRSWDLREGRQLQQHDFTSQIFSLGYCPTGEWLAVGMESSNVEVLHHTKPDKYQLHLHESCVLSLKFAYCGKWFVSTGKDNLLNAWRTPYGASIFQSKESSSVLSCDISADDKYIVTGSGDKKATVYEVIY; translated from the exons ATGTATCCACAAGGCCGGCATCCG GCACCTCACCAGCCAGGGCAGCCTGGCTTCAAGTTCACCGTGGCAGAGTCCTGCGACAGGATCAAAGACGAGTTTCAGTTCCTGCAGGCCCAGTACCACAG CCTGAAAGTGGAGTACGATAAACTGGCCAATGAGAAGACAGAGATGCAGCGTCACTACGTCATG TACTATGAAATGTCCTACGGGCTCAACATTGAGATGCACAAACAG ACGGAGATCGCTAAACGTCTCAATGCAATTCTGGCTCAGATTATGCCGTTCTTGTCACAAGAG caTCAACAGCAGGTGGCTCAGGCTGTTGAGCGTGCCAAGCAGGTGACAATGACTGAGCTGAATGCTATCATCGGGGTACGTGGACTTCCCAATCTGCCTCTCACT cagcagcagcttcaggctCAGCACCTTTCTCACGCAGCCCACGGCCCCCCGGTCCAGCTGCCCCCACACCCTTCAGGCCTGCAGCCGCCCGGACTCCCCCCTGTGACGGGCGCTGGCTCTGGCCTGCTGGCTCTGGGCGCTCTTGGCAGCCAGGCACACCTGCCTGTGAAGGATGAGAAGAACCACCACGACCTGGAGCACAGAG AGCGCGAGTCGAGCACG AATAACTCGGTGTCGCCGTCAGACAGCCTGCGGGCGGCGAGCGAGAAGCACCGCGGCTCATCAGATTACGGCCTCGACTCCAAGAAACGCAAAGTGGACGACAAAGACAGCATGAGCAGATAT GACAGTGACGGAGACAAAAGTGACGACCTGGTGGTGGATGTTTCCAATGAG GATCCGGCCACCCCTCGAGTCAGCCCGGCGCACTCTCCTCCAGAGAACGGCCTGGATAAATCACGGGTCCTGAAGAAGGATGCTGCCCCCAACAGCCCTGCCTCTGTCGCCTCCTCAGGCAGCACGCCGTCCTCCAAAGCCAAGGACCACGCCCAT AATGACAAGTCATCTACACCGAGCCTGAAGTCCAACACACCTACACCAAGAAACGAGGCCCCAACACCAGGAACCAGCACCACTCCAGGACTGCGGCCTCTCACGATGGGCAAACCACCCGGCATGGAGGCGTTAG CCGGCTCTGCCCTGCGCACACCTCTGTCCATCGCGGGCTCCTATGCCAGCCCATTTGCGATGATGGGTCATCATGAGATGAACGGATCCCTGACCAGCCCAGGCGTCTATCCTGGTCTCATCTCACCACAGATgagtgctgcagctgctgccgccTATGGACGCTCACCAATT GCGGGGTTTGACCCTCATCCTCACATGAGGGCTCCAGGCCTGCCAGCCAGCCTCACGTCCATTTCTGGAGGAAAACC agCTTATTCTTTTCACGTTAGTGCGGATGGTCAGATGCAGCCCGTGCCCTTCCCTCCAGATGCACTGATAGGCCCGGGCATCCCGCGACACGCTCGCCAGATCAACACGCTGAGCCACGGGGAAGTGGTGTGTGCCGTCACCATCAGCAACCCCACACGTCATGTCTACACCGGTGGCAAGGGTTGTGTCAAGATTTGGGACATCAGCCAACCAGGGAGCAAGAGCCCGGTGTCCCAGCTCGACTGCCTG AACCGAGACAATTACATCCGCTCCTGCAAGCTGTTGCCTGACGGCCGCACCCTGATCGTGGGTGGCGAGGCCAGCACGCTGACCATCTGGGACCTGGCCTCACAGACGCCCCGCATAAAGGCCGAGCTCACTTCCTCTGCTCCAGCCTGCTACGCACTGGCCATAAGCCCCGACGCTAAGGtctgcttctcctgctgctcgGATGGAAACATCGCTGTGTGGGACCTCCACAACCAGACCCTCGTTAG GCAGTTCCAGGGCCACACAGATGGAGCCAGCTGCATCGATATCTCGCACGACGGGACCAAACTGTGGACCGGAGGGCTCGACAACACTGTCCGCTCTTGGGACCTGAGGGAGGGACGGCAGCTCCAGCAACACGACTTTACCTCACAG ATCTTCTCGCTGGGCTACTGTCCCACTGGAGAGTGGCTGGCTGTGGGTATGGAGAGCAGCAACGTGGAGGTGCTTCACCACACCAAGCCTGACAAGTACCAGCTGCACCTGCACGAGAGCTGCGTCCTCTCACTCAAGTTCGCCTACTGTG